The nucleotide window CCAGGACCTTTCCATCCAGGGCCTTATTGAACGCAGGAAGGGATGTCCCCGCCGGCAAACCGAGCTTTTCGACGCGTAAGGCATAGACGGTGACCACGTAAGGGTGCTCTCCCGAGCCCGCCGGCGGCTGGGGCCCTCCGTACCCGACAGTGCCGAAGGAATTTCTGAGCTCGATCGTGCCCGCGGGCATCCCCTTCGCAGACGCCCCCTCCTCGAGCGAGGTCGTCCGGGCGGGAATATCGATGACCATCCAGTGCACCCAA belongs to Syntrophorhabdaceae bacterium and includes:
- a CDS encoding YbhB/YbcL family Raf kinase inhibitor-like protein; the encoded protein is MELMSSAFKDNGKIPKDYVMTGAGGKNISLPLTWKSAPEGTKSFALSMVDPHPVARNWVHWMVIDIPARTTSLEEGASAKGMPAGTIELRNSFGTVGYGGPQPPAGSGEHPYVVTVYALRVEKLGLPAGTSLPAFNKALDGKVLASATITGKYGQ